A section of the Ovis canadensis isolate MfBH-ARS-UI-01 breed Bighorn chromosome 1, ARS-UI_OviCan_v2, whole genome shotgun sequence genome encodes:
- the TRIM46 gene encoding tripartite motif-containing protein 46 isoform X2, translating into MKNMEKELLCPVCQEMYKQPLVLPCTHNVCQACAREVLGQQGYIGHGGDPSSEPTSPASTPSTRSPRLSRRTLPKPDRLDRLLKSGFGTYPGRKRGALHPQVIMFPCPACQGDVELGERGLAGLFRNLTLERVVERYRQSVSVGGAILCQLCKPPPLEATKGCTECRATFCNECFKLFHPWGTQKAQHEPTLPTLSFRPKGLMCPDHKEEVTHYCKTCQRLVCQLCRVRRTHSGHKITPVVSAYQALKDKLTKSLTYILGNQDTVQTQICELEETVRHTEVSGQQAKEEVSQLVRGLGAVLEEKRASLLQAIEECQQERLARLGAQIQEHRSLLDGSGLVGYAQEVLKETDQPCFVQAAKQLHSRIARATEALQTFRPAASSSFRHCQLDVGREMKLLTELNFLRVPEAPVIDTQRTFAYDQIFLCWRLPPHSPPAWHYTIEFRRTDVPAQPGPTRWQRREEVRGTSALLENPDTGSVYVLRVRGCNKAGYGEYSEDVHLHTPPAPGTTRTVGTTAVPRMPLWRHHHPSLS; encoded by the exons ATGAAGAACATGGAGAAGGAACTGCTGTGCCCAGTGTGTCAAGAAATGTATAAGCAGCCACTGGTGCTGCCCTGCACCCACAACGTGTGCCAGGCCTGTGCCCGGGAGGTCCTGGGCCAGCAGGGCTACATAGGCCATGGTGGGGACCCCAGCTCCgagcccacttctcctgcctccacCCCATCCACCCGAAGCCCTCGCCTCTCCCGCAGAACTCTCCCCAAACCAGACCGCTTGGATCGGCTGCTTAAGTCAG GCTTTGGGACATACCCCGGGCGGAAGCGAGGTGCTCTGCACCCTCAGGTGATCATGTTCCCGTGCCCAGCCTGCCAGGGTGATGTGGAGCTGGGGGAGCGGGGCTTGGCAGGGCTTTTCCGGAACCTGACCCTGGAGCGTGTGGTGGAGCGGTACCGCCAGAGTGTGAGTGTGGGTGGCGCCATCCTGTGCCAGCTGTGCAAGCCCCCGCCACTAGAGGCCACCAAGGGCTGTACCGAGTGCCGCGCCACCTTCTGCAACGAGTGCTTCAAgctcttccatccctggggcacCCAGAAGGCCCAGCATGAAcccaccctgcccaccctctcctttcgCCCCAAG GGACTAATGTGCCCAGATCACAAGGAAGAGGTAACCCATTACTGCAAGACGTGCCAACGACTGGTGTGCCAGCTCTGCCGTGTGCGGCGCACCCACAGTGGCCACAAGATCACGCCAGTGGTCAGTGCCTACCAGGCCCTCAAG gACAAGCTGACAAAGAGCCTGACATACATCCTGGGAAACCAGGACACAGTGCAGACCCAGATCTGTGAGCTGGAGGAGACCGTGAGGCACACGGAG GTGAGTGGTCAGCAAGCCAAGGAGGAGGTGTCCCAGCTGGTGCGGGGCCTGGGGGCTGTGCTGGAGGAGAAGCGGGCGTCACTGCTCCAGGCCATTGAGGAGTGCCAGCAGGAACGGCTGGCCCGTCTCGGCGCCCAGATCCAGGAGCACCGGAGCCTGCTGGACGGCTCAGGTCTGGTGGGCTACGCTCAGGAGGTTCTTAAAGAAACAGACCAGCCTTGCTTTGTGCAAGCAGCGAAACAGCTGCACAGCAG GATTGCCCGAGCCACAGAGGCCCTCCAGACATTCCGGCCAGCTGCCAGCTCCTCCTTCCGCCATTGCCAGCTGGATGTGGGGCGTGAGATGAAGCTGCTGACAGAGCTTAATTTCCTGCGAG TGCCCGAGGCTCCGGTCATCGACACCCAGCGCACCTTTGCCTACGACCAGATCTTCCTCTGCTGGCGGCTGCCCCCCCACTCACCACCTGCCTGGCACTACACCATTGAGTTCCGACGCACTGATGTGCCGGCCCAGCCAGGCCCCACCCGCTGGCAGCGGCGGGAGGAGGTGAGGGGTACCAGCGCCCTGCTGGAGAACCCCGACACGGGCTCTGTGTACGTGCTGCGTGTCCGCGGCTGCAACAAGGCCGGCTACGGCGAGTACAGCGAGGACGTGCATCTGCACACTCCGCCCGCGCCCG GTACGACCCGGACAGTGGGCACGACAGCGGTGCCGAGGATGCCACTGTGGAGGCATCACCACCCTTCGCTTTCCTGA
- the TRIM46 gene encoding tripartite motif-containing protein 46 isoform X1 — MKNMEKELLCPVCQEMYKQPLVLPCTHNVCQACAREVLGQQGYIGHGGDPSSEPTSPASTPSTRSPRLSRRTLPKPDRLDRLLKSGFGTYPGRKRGALHPQVIMFPCPACQGDVELGERGLAGLFRNLTLERVVERYRQSVSVGGAILCQLCKPPPLEATKGCTECRATFCNECFKLFHPWGTQKAQHEPTLPTLSFRPKGLMCPDHKEEVTHYCKTCQRLVCQLCRVRRTHSGHKITPVVSAYQALKDKLTKSLTYILGNQDTVQTQICELEETVRHTEVSGQQAKEEVSQLVRGLGAVLEEKRASLLQAIEECQQERLARLGAQIQEHRSLLDGSGLVGYAQEVLKETDQPCFVQAAKQLHSRIARATEALQTFRPAASSSFRHCQLDVGREMKLLTELNFLRVPEAPVIDTQRTFAYDQIFLCWRLPPHSPPAWHYTIEFRRTDVPAQPGPTRWQRREEVRGTSALLENPDTGSVYVLRVRGCNKAGYGEYSEDVHLHTPPAPVLHFFLDGRWGTSRERLAISKDQRAVRSVPGLPLLLAAERLLTGCHLSVDVVLGDVAVTQGRSYWACAVDPASYLVKVGVGLESKLQESFQGAPDVISPRYDPDSGHDSGAEDATVEASPPFAFLTIGMGKILLGAGASANAGLTGRDGPAASCTVPLPPRLGICLDYERGRVSFLDAVSFRGLLECPLDCSGPVCPAFCFIGGGAVQLQEPVGTKPERKVTIGGFAKLD; from the exons ATGAAGAACATGGAGAAGGAACTGCTGTGCCCAGTGTGTCAAGAAATGTATAAGCAGCCACTGGTGCTGCCCTGCACCCACAACGTGTGCCAGGCCTGTGCCCGGGAGGTCCTGGGCCAGCAGGGCTACATAGGCCATGGTGGGGACCCCAGCTCCgagcccacttctcctgcctccacCCCATCCACCCGAAGCCCTCGCCTCTCCCGCAGAACTCTCCCCAAACCAGACCGCTTGGATCGGCTGCTTAAGTCAG GCTTTGGGACATACCCCGGGCGGAAGCGAGGTGCTCTGCACCCTCAGGTGATCATGTTCCCGTGCCCAGCCTGCCAGGGTGATGTGGAGCTGGGGGAGCGGGGCTTGGCAGGGCTTTTCCGGAACCTGACCCTGGAGCGTGTGGTGGAGCGGTACCGCCAGAGTGTGAGTGTGGGTGGCGCCATCCTGTGCCAGCTGTGCAAGCCCCCGCCACTAGAGGCCACCAAGGGCTGTACCGAGTGCCGCGCCACCTTCTGCAACGAGTGCTTCAAgctcttccatccctggggcacCCAGAAGGCCCAGCATGAAcccaccctgcccaccctctcctttcgCCCCAAG GGACTAATGTGCCCAGATCACAAGGAAGAGGTAACCCATTACTGCAAGACGTGCCAACGACTGGTGTGCCAGCTCTGCCGTGTGCGGCGCACCCACAGTGGCCACAAGATCACGCCAGTGGTCAGTGCCTACCAGGCCCTCAAG gACAAGCTGACAAAGAGCCTGACATACATCCTGGGAAACCAGGACACAGTGCAGACCCAGATCTGTGAGCTGGAGGAGACCGTGAGGCACACGGAG GTGAGTGGTCAGCAAGCCAAGGAGGAGGTGTCCCAGCTGGTGCGGGGCCTGGGGGCTGTGCTGGAGGAGAAGCGGGCGTCACTGCTCCAGGCCATTGAGGAGTGCCAGCAGGAACGGCTGGCCCGTCTCGGCGCCCAGATCCAGGAGCACCGGAGCCTGCTGGACGGCTCAGGTCTGGTGGGCTACGCTCAGGAGGTTCTTAAAGAAACAGACCAGCCTTGCTTTGTGCAAGCAGCGAAACAGCTGCACAGCAG GATTGCCCGAGCCACAGAGGCCCTCCAGACATTCCGGCCAGCTGCCAGCTCCTCCTTCCGCCATTGCCAGCTGGATGTGGGGCGTGAGATGAAGCTGCTGACAGAGCTTAATTTCCTGCGAG TGCCCGAGGCTCCGGTCATCGACACCCAGCGCACCTTTGCCTACGACCAGATCTTCCTCTGCTGGCGGCTGCCCCCCCACTCACCACCTGCCTGGCACTACACCATTGAGTTCCGACGCACTGATGTGCCGGCCCAGCCAGGCCCCACCCGCTGGCAGCGGCGGGAGGAGGTGAGGGGTACCAGCGCCCTGCTGGAGAACCCCGACACGGGCTCTGTGTACGTGCTGCGTGTCCGCGGCTGCAACAAGGCCGGCTACGGCGAGTACAGCGAGGACGTGCATCTGCACACTCCGCCCGCGCCCG TCCTGCACTTCTTCCTGGATGGCCGCTGGGGCACAAGCCGAGAGCGGCTGGCCATCAGCAAGGACCAGCGAGCGGTGAGGAGTGTGCCAGGGCTGCCCCTGCTGCTGGCTGCCGAGCGGCTGCTGACGGGCTGCCACCTGAGCGTGGACGTGGTCCTGGGCGATGTGGCTGTGACCCAGGGCCGCAGCTACTGGGCCTGCGCCGTAGACCCAGCCTCCTACTTGGTCAAGGTGGGCGTCGGGCTGGAGAGCAAGCTTCAGGAAAGCTTCCAGGGTGCCCCCGACGTGATCAGCCCCAG GTACGACCCGGACAGTGGGCACGACAGCGGTGCCGAGGATGCCACTGTGGAGGCATCACCACCCTTCGCTTTCCTGACCATCGGCATGGGCAAGATCCTGCTGGGGGCCGGGGCCAGCGCGAATGCGGGGCTGACAGGCAGGGACGGCCCAGCGGCCAGCTGCACAGTGCCCCTGCCGCCCCGCCTGGGCATCTGCCTGGACTACGAGCGGGGTCGTGTTTCCTTCCTGGATGCCGTGTCCTTCCGAGGGCTCCTGGAGTGCCCCCTGGACTGCTCGGGACCTGTGTGCCCTGCCTTTTGCTTCATCGGGGGTGGCGCAGTGCAGCTACAGGAGCCCGTGGGCACTAAGCCCGAGAGGAAGGTCACCATTGGGGGCTTCGCCAAGCTGGACTGA
- the MUC1 gene encoding mucin-1 isoform X1, whose translation MTPDIQAPFLSLLLLFQVLTVASVTMLTASVSTSPNSTVQVSSTQSSPTSSPTIETSWSTTTTLLRTSSPAPTPTTSPGRDGASSPTSSAAPSPAASSSHDGALSLTGSPAPSPTASPGHDGASTPTSSPAPSPAASSSHDGALSLTGSPAPSPTASPGHGGTLTTTSSPAPSPTASPGHDGASTPTSSPAPSPAASSSHDGALSLTGSPAPSPTASPGHGGTLTTTSSPAPSPTASPGHDGASTPTSSPAPSPAASSSHDGALSLTGSPAPSPTASPGRDGASTPTSSPAPSLAASPDHDGASTPTSSPAPSPAASPGYHSVPSLASSPVPSPAASPGRDGTSTATGSPAPSPAASPGYDSVPSLASSPAPSPAASPGYDSVPSLASSPAPSPTASPGHGGTLTTTSSPAPSPAASPGHDGASTPTSSSAPSPAASSSHDGALTTTSSPAPSPTASPGHDGASTPTSSSAPSPTASPGHDGASTPTSSPAPSPAASSSHDGALSLTGSPAPSPTASPGRDGASTPTSSPAPSLAASPDHDGASTPTSSPAPSPAASPGYDSVPSLASSPAPSPAASSGRDGASTATGSPAPSPAASPGQHAASSPTSSDISSVTTSSTSSSMVTSAHKGTSSRATTTPVSKGTPSSVPSSETAPTAASHSTRTAAASTSPSTALSTASHPKTSQQLSVQVSLFFLSFRITNLQFNSSLENPQTSYYQELQRSILDVILQTYKQRDFLGLSEIKFRPGSVLVDLTLAFREGTTAELVKAQFSQLEAHAANYSLTISGVSVRDAQFPSSAPSASGVPGWGIALLVLVCVLVALAIIYLIALVVCQCGRKKCEQLDIFPTLGAYHPMSEYSAYHTHGRFVPPGSTKRSPYEEVSAGNGGSNLSYTNLAATSANL comes from the exons TTGCCAGTGTCACTATGCTGACAGCCTCTGTCTCCACAAGCCCCAACAGTACTGTACAAGTTTCCAGTACACAAAGCAGCCCAACGTCCAGTCCCACTATAGAAACTTCTTGGAGTACAACCACCACCTTACTCAGAACCAGCAGCCCTGCCCCAACCCCGACTACCTCTCCAGGCCGCGATGGTGCCTCATCTCCAACCAGCAGCGCTGCCCCAAGCCCGGCTGCCTCTTCAAGCCATGATGGTGCCTTGTCTCTGACCGGCAGCCCTGCCCCAAGCCCAACTGCCTCTCCAGGCCACGACGGCGCCTCGACCCCAACCAGCAGCCCTGCCCCGAGCCCGGCTGCCTCTTCAAGCCATGATGGTGCCTTGTCTCTTACCggcagccctgcccccagcccaacTGCCTCTCCAGGCCACGGCGGCACCTTGACTACGACCAGCAGCCCTGCCCCAAGCCCAACTGCCTCTCCAGGCCACGACGGAGCCTCAACTCCAACCAGCAGCCCTGCCCCGAGCCCGGCTGCCTCTTCAAGCCATGATGGTGCCTTGTCTCTTACCGGCAGCCCTGCCCCAAGCCCAACTGCCTCTCCAGGCCACGGCGGCACCTTGACTACGACCAGCAGCCCTGCCCCAAGCCCAACTGCCTCTCCAGGCCACGACGGAGCCTCAACTCCCACCAGCAGCCCTGCCCCGAGCCCGGCTGCCTCTTCAAGCCATGATGGTGCCTTGTCTCTTACCGGCAGCCCTGCCCCAAGCCCAACTGCCTCTCCAGGCCGCGACGGGGCCTCAACTCCAACCAGCAGCCCTGCCCCAAGCCTGGCTGCCTCTCCAGACCACGACGGCGCCTCGACCCCAACCAGCAGCCCTGCCCCGAGCCCGGCTGCCTCTCCAGGCTATCACAGTGTCCCATCCCTGGCCAGCAGCCCTGTCCCGAGCCCGGCTGCCTCTCCAGGCCGCGACGGCACATCAACTGCAACCGGCAGCCCTGCCCCGAGCCCGGCTGCCTCTCCAGGCTATGACAGTGTCCCATCCCTGGCCAGCAGCCCTGCCCCGAGCCCGGCTGCCTCTCCAGGCTATGACAGTGTCCCATCCCTGGCCAGCAGCCCTGCCCCGAGCCCAACTGCCTCTCCAGGCCACGGTGGCACCTTGACTACGACCAGCAGCCCTGCCCCAAGCCCAGCTGCCTCTCCAGGCCACGACGGAGCCTCAACTCCAACCAGCAGCTCTGCCCCAAGCCCAGCTGCCTCTTCAAGCCATGATGGTGCCTTGACTACGACCAGCAGCCCTGCCCCAAGCCCAACTGCCTCTCCAGGCCACGACGGAGCCTCAACTCCAACCAGCAGCTCTGCCCCAAGCCCAACTGCCTCTCCAGGCCACGACGGCGCCTCGACCCCAACCAGCAGCCCTGCCCCGAGCCCGGCTGCCTCTTCAAGCCATGATGGTGCCTTGTCTCTTACCGGCAGCCCTGCCCCAAGCCCAACTGCCTCTCCAGGCCGCGACGGGGCCTCAACTCCAACCAGCAGCCCTGCCCCAAGCCTGGCTGCCTCTCCAGACCACGACGGCGCCTCGACCCCAACCAGCAGCCCTGCCCCGAGCCCGGCTGCCTCTCCAGGCTATGACAGTGTCCCATCCCTGGCCAGCAGCCCTGCCCCGAGCCCGGCTGCCTCTTCAGGCCGCGACGGCGCCTCAACTGCAACCGGCAGCCCTGCCCCAAGCCCGGCTGCCTCTCCAGGTCAGCACGCCGCCTCATCCCCAACCAGCAGTGACATCTCGTCCGTGACCACCAGCTCTACGTCGAGCTCCATGGTCACTTCAGCACACAAGGGCACCTCATCCAGGGCTACCACGACCCCAGTCAGCAAGGGCACTCCATCCTCAGTCCCCAGCTCTGAAACTGCCCCCACTGCTGCCAGCCACAGTACCAGGACAGCTGCCGCGAGCACTAGCCCTAGCACAGCACTTTCCACCGCCTCCCATCCTAAGACTTCTCAGCAGTTGTCTGTTCAGGTCTCCCTGTTCTTCCTGTCTTTTCGCATTACAAACCTCCAGTTtaactcttccctggaaaatccccaaaccAGCTACTATCAGGAGCTGCAAAGAAGCATTTTGGATGTG ATTTTGCAGACTTATAAACAGAGGGATTTTCTGGGCCTCTCAGAGATCAAGTTCAG GCCAGGATCTGTGTTGGTAGACTTAACTCTGGCCTTCCGAGAGGGCACCACTGCTGAGTTGGTGAAGGCACAGTTCAGTCAGCTTGAAGCACACGCAGCCAATTATAGCCTGACCATCAGTGGAGTTAGTG TGCGCGATGCCCAGTTTCCTTCCTCTGCCCCGTCTGCGTCTGGGGTGCCTGGCTGGGGCATTGCCCTGCTGGTGCTGGTCTGCGTTCTGGTTGCGCTGGCCATCATCTATCTCATTGCCCTG GTTGTGTGTCAGTGCGGACGAAAGAAATGTGAGCAGCTGGACATCTTTCCAACCCTAGGTGCCTACCATCCTATGAGCGAGTACTCTGCCTACCACACCCATGGGCGCTTTGTGCCCCCTGGCAGTACCAAACGGAGCCCCTATGaggag GTTTCTGCAGGCAACGGTGGCAGCAACCTCTCTTATACAAACCTGGCAGCCACTTCCGCCAACTTGTAG
- the MUC1 gene encoding mucin-1 isoform X2, which yields MTPDIQAPFLSLLLLFQVLTVASVTMLTASVSTSPNSTVQVSSTQSSPTSSPTIETSWSTTTTLLRTSSPAPTPTTSPGRDGASSPTSSAAPSPAASSSHDGALSLTGSPAPSPTASPGHDGASTPTSSPAPSPAASSSHDGALSLTGSPAPSPTASPGHGGTLTTTSSPAPSPTASPGHDGASTPTSSPAPSPAASSSHDGALSLTGSPAPSPTASPGHGGTLTTTSSPAPSPTASPGHDGASTPTSSPAPSPAASSSHDGALSLTGSPAPSPTASPGRDGASTPTSSPAPSLAASPDHDGASTPTSSPAPSPAASPGYHSVPSLASSPVPSPAASPGRDGTSTATGSPAPSPAASPGYDSVPSLASSPAPSPAASPGYDSVPSLASSPAPSPTASPGHGGTLTTTSSPAPSPAASPGHDGASTPTSSSAPSPAASSSHDGALTTTSSPAPSPTASPGHDGASTPTSSSAPSPTASPGHDGASTPTSSPAPSPAASSSHDGALSLTGSPAPSPTASPGRDGASTPTSSPAPSLAASPDHDGASTPTSSPAPSPAASPGYDSVPSLASSPAPSPAASPGQHAASSPTSSDISSVTTSSTSSSMVTSAHKGTSSRATTTPVSKGTPSSVPSSETAPTAASHSTRTAAASTSPSTALSTASHPKTSQQLSVQVSLFFLSFRITNLQFNSSLENPQTSYYQELQRSILDVILQTYKQRDFLGLSEIKFRPGSVLVDLTLAFREGTTAELVKAQFSQLEAHAANYSLTISGVSVRDAQFPSSAPSASGVPGWGIALLVLVCVLVALAIIYLIALVVCQCGRKKCEQLDIFPTLGAYHPMSEYSAYHTHGRFVPPGSTKRSPYEEVSAGNGGSNLSYTNLAATSANL from the exons TTGCCAGTGTCACTATGCTGACAGCCTCTGTCTCCACAAGCCCCAACAGTACTGTACAAGTTTCCAGTACACAAAGCAGCCCAACGTCCAGTCCCACTATAGAAACTTCTTGGAGTACAACCACCACCTTACTCAGAACCAGCAGCCCTGCCCCAACCCCGACTACCTCTCCAGGCCGCGATGGTGCCTCATCTCCAACCAGCAGCGCTGCCCCAAGCCCGGCTGCCTCTTCAAGCCATGATGGTGCCTTGTCTCTGACCGGCAGCCCTGCCCCAAGCCCAACTGCCTCTCCAGGCCACGACGGCGCCTCGACCCCAACCAGCAGCCCTGCCCCGAGCCCGGCTGCCTCTTCAAGCCATGATGGTGCCTTGTCTCTTACCggcagccctgcccccagcccaacTGCCTCTCCAGGCCACGGCGGCACCTTGACTACGACCAGCAGCCCTGCCCCAAGCCCAACTGCCTCTCCAGGCCACGACGGAGCCTCAACTCCAACCAGCAGCCCTGCCCCGAGCCCGGCTGCCTCTTCAAGCCATGATGGTGCCTTGTCTCTTACCGGCAGCCCTGCCCCAAGCCCAACTGCCTCTCCAGGCCACGGCGGCACCTTGACTACGACCAGCAGCCCTGCCCCAAGCCCAACTGCCTCTCCAGGCCACGACGGAGCCTCAACTCCCACCAGCAGCCCTGCCCCGAGCCCGGCTGCCTCTTCAAGCCATGATGGTGCCTTGTCTCTTACCGGCAGCCCTGCCCCAAGCCCAACTGCCTCTCCAGGCCGCGACGGGGCCTCAACTCCAACCAGCAGCCCTGCCCCAAGCCTGGCTGCCTCTCCAGACCACGACGGCGCCTCGACCCCAACCAGCAGCCCTGCCCCGAGCCCGGCTGCCTCTCCAGGCTATCACAGTGTCCCATCCCTGGCCAGCAGCCCTGTCCCGAGCCCGGCTGCCTCTCCAGGCCGCGACGGCACATCAACTGCAACCGGCAGCCCTGCCCCGAGCCCGGCTGCCTCTCCAGGCTATGACAGTGTCCCATCCCTGGCCAGCAGCCCTGCCCCGAGCCCGGCTGCCTCTCCAGGCTATGACAGTGTCCCATCCCTGGCCAGCAGCCCTGCCCCGAGCCCAACTGCCTCTCCAGGCCACGGTGGCACCTTGACTACGACCAGCAGCCCTGCCCCAAGCCCAGCTGCCTCTCCAGGCCACGACGGAGCCTCAACTCCAACCAGCAGCTCTGCCCCAAGCCCAGCTGCCTCTTCAAGCCATGATGGTGCCTTGACTACGACCAGCAGCCCTGCCCCAAGCCCAACTGCCTCTCCAGGCCACGACGGAGCCTCAACTCCAACCAGCAGCTCTGCCCCAAGCCCAACTGCCTCTCCAGGCCACGACGGCGCCTCGACCCCAACCAGCAGCCCTGCCCCGAGCCCGGCTGCCTCTTCAAGCCATGATGGTGCCTTGTCTCTTACCGGCAGCCCTGCCCCAAGCCCAACTGCCTCTCCAGGCCGCGACGGGGCCTCAACTCCAACCAGCAGCCCTGCCCCAAGCCTGGCTGCCTCTCCAGACCACGACGGCGCCTCGACCCCAACCAGCAGCCCTGCCCCGAGCCCGGCTGCCTCTCCAGGCTATGACAGTGTCCCATCCCTGGCCAGCAGCCCTGCCCCGAGCCCGGCTGC CTCTCCAGGTCAGCACGCCGCCTCATCCCCAACCAGCAGTGACATCTCGTCCGTGACCACCAGCTCTACGTCGAGCTCCATGGTCACTTCAGCACACAAGGGCACCTCATCCAGGGCTACCACGACCCCAGTCAGCAAGGGCACTCCATCCTCAGTCCCCAGCTCTGAAACTGCCCCCACTGCTGCCAGCCACAGTACCAGGACAGCTGCCGCGAGCACTAGCCCTAGCACAGCACTTTCCACCGCCTCCCATCCTAAGACTTCTCAGCAGTTGTCTGTTCAGGTCTCCCTGTTCTTCCTGTCTTTTCGCATTACAAACCTCCAGTTtaactcttccctggaaaatccccaaaccAGCTACTATCAGGAGCTGCAAAGAAGCATTTTGGATGTG ATTTTGCAGACTTATAAACAGAGGGATTTTCTGGGCCTCTCAGAGATCAAGTTCAG GCCAGGATCTGTGTTGGTAGACTTAACTCTGGCCTTCCGAGAGGGCACCACTGCTGAGTTGGTGAAGGCACAGTTCAGTCAGCTTGAAGCACACGCAGCCAATTATAGCCTGACCATCAGTGGAGTTAGTG TGCGCGATGCCCAGTTTCCTTCCTCTGCCCCGTCTGCGTCTGGGGTGCCTGGCTGGGGCATTGCCCTGCTGGTGCTGGTCTGCGTTCTGGTTGCGCTGGCCATCATCTATCTCATTGCCCTG GTTGTGTGTCAGTGCGGACGAAAGAAATGTGAGCAGCTGGACATCTTTCCAACCCTAGGTGCCTACCATCCTATGAGCGAGTACTCTGCCTACCACACCCATGGGCGCTTTGTGCCCCCTGGCAGTACCAAACGGAGCCCCTATGaggag GTTTCTGCAGGCAACGGTGGCAGCAACCTCTCTTATACAAACCTGGCAGCCACTTCCGCCAACTTGTAG